CCCAAGCACTGGGAAAGCTCTAAGCAACCATGTAGAACACTTATGCATTAAGTAGGTATGTAAAATGTGCATTAACATCATTCTATaaatatctgaaaatatttcCCTACACAAGTAACAGTGGAACTGTATCCTACTCTTAGAATGATCttgttatttatgaataacTCTAAAATgccattaatgttttattttgtagttcatGTGACGTTTCGAAAATTTTCTATACGTGGTATTGTCGCCCTTTGCGCGGCACTGTTCACGCTTCTGCATGCGGCGGAAGTACCAACCGGCATTATTTGGAGTGCTTTCACCAAACATTTCTTGCTCAAGTTTCTGTCTTGCTTCGGAGCGTAATGCTGCTCGTTTTTCATACCAATTTAattctttgtttttgttactGGCCTTTTCCTTATTCTTCTTATCaacatttctaaaatacttatcgCGTTTAGCCTTGTGTTCATTACCTCCCAAAACCGTGGTCTTGTCAATTTCAGGCAGTTGATTGATGACAATATCTGGTTCAtagttattaacaatatttgtatttcttgCATGCTCATTATCTTGTGATGAAGCCGTAGATATATCGTCATAATCTTTCATATAACCACCTTTCATTTCCCACtgctcatatttatttttccttttttgttttttatgtaatttttggCGGTCGTATTTCTTTCTCTCTTGCTTATTCTTAGGTCCAATATATCTGtcatctttaataaatttgaaatcacTCAATGATATTTCTAAGGCATCAAACCCATCaccttttctattatttttactggTCATCCGTTCTTTGAATATGTTggcatgaaatttatttatgtccGGGATCTGTATTTTTTGGAACTGGGGCTTTAGCTGTTCTGTTTTCAGTGAATCTGCAtagctaatttttttttcctcaGATATTTTGTTCATATCTTCATCCTTGTCCACATtagtaataattacaaattgtgaATCATCTGTTTCTAATGGTTTATTTTCTACAACAGGATTATGAATGTCATTTTGAATCATGGAGTTATCATTTTGTGTTTCAGGCTGTTCTTCTTGAACAGTCTTTAATTGAGTGCTTTgcaatacacttttattttttatcaactgTTCTTCATGTTTCATCCTTTTATTTATCTCTTCATCAAGCCAATTCTTATTCTGTTTATAcacgttttttaatttatctatgtcatttagaaattctttttcatattcttGTTGTATGAAATGATTCTGCAAGATATTTTCGGCGTTGTTATCCAGACATTTCGTAATTTTTTCAGTTATTTTGCTGTTCAATGGCTCTTCATAAACCTTCTTACATCTTTGTGGCTTCTGTGTTACTTTCTCAGTGCCCGATTTTCGGTGTAACTGTGTGTTACTTATTAGTGAGAGTTCTTTGAGCTTGCTGCGTAAGTAAGCATTTTCTTCTTGGAGTTTATATaagttagataatattttattcacagaAGGAGTAGTATGCATCGAGCAATCATTTCTGGCGCCCCACATGTGCCCTATAGCCACACCAGCAGCAGTGATGACACTTCCCAGCATTATGATGTTGAGGACAGTACTTAGTCGCTTGTTCCTTCTATGAACATAGGTTTTGTTCTTGCCATTATTATCAGTTAAAAAGTCATCCTCATTCCTTATAGATTCATGTTGTTCAATATTATTGGTTGGAAGTGGAGTGACCGAAATATAATGAGGTGTGTGTTGTTCAGTTGGACGGCTCTCCTCATGATATTTTTCTAAGCTTATTTCATAGGGGGATGATGATTCAGGTTCACTATCACTGATGATGGATATTCCATCTGTGTCTTCATCTTTCTCAGCATTAAGTTCTGGTGTGTCTCTGTAAGttgaaaatagataaattaattttaaactgttttacCAAAAGCAGAGCATGTAAAgtatatcattaataaatttaaattggttAAATTGTAATGAgacaatattttcacaattaaatTGACATTGTGATAATGGCTGTTGTGATTATATTAATTAccatgatattatttatgtggATAGCATAATGACTAAAACGTAATGGGTACAGAGttgtagtaaaattttaattataaataaaatttttagccTTTAACTCAAAGCACAATACgtaataaaaaactaacaaattaaaaaataatataattaataataattttatttcaataaaagccTAGAAATATTTCGGGACTACACTCTTGCACTCCATTCAACTGCGTTAAATGGAGACGGCCGCGTTCTCTTCTGACCGATCCAGAGACCGGCTATTAGCCATAAAAGCGAGTTCTTGAAACTCCAATCACTTCACAAGTCCGGAGTTCTGCCTAGCAGTGTTCCCTGTCTACCGGACTAGTTACAGCCCACGTGCTGATGACTATGTAACAGATAGTTATTAGTTCGTTCATTCCATAACCGCAAATGTCTCCATCCTCCCCcagttagtgggttgccctcagcatggtcccTTAATTTCAAAAGGTTGCAAGCACCTAAAGCACTCATCCAGAAGTCTGGTAGGTCTGTATAAGCTGAACATTGTCAGGCTAATAAATGTcgagtatatttaaaaaaaaacagtcattttgtttttatggctAGGCTTGCAAATCATAAACTTCAGAATTAAAATCTGATACTGGTGTAATTTAGTGATTGTTTAGTGGTTAGCTttgaaaaatatcacaataacaaaataatcacGGGTGGGTTTACAACCTCTATGGCAGGATGTGGGTAATAACGAAAATAGGGCAACATTTTTAGGCTTCTGgcaacatattaatattataaataaattttgttcaaattttaataacacacAATTACAGTTTTCTGGAACATACTACCAAATTCCCCCTTAGTTTAAACAGTCAACATATATTTTAGGCAAAGCTGGCTACAGTACAACTTTACACTTATACCTTATTTAACCAACTTGCTAGGACCTCAGACAACCATGTACTTATAGGCTATCACAGAGATTAGGACATGGTTATCAGAGCTGATATTGCTTATACTTGAAGTGCAATAATGATGCcacaacttaattattttatgcaaccctgaattataata
This genomic stretch from Manduca sexta isolate Smith_Timp_Sample1 chromosome 8, JHU_Msex_v1.0, whole genome shotgun sequence harbors:
- the LOC115442721 gene encoding uncharacterized protein LOC115442721, whose protein sequence is MDGSVADHSDSDSGESWTLLEPSSPYAEESPELCDNFASHERDTPELNAEKDEDTDGISIISDSEPESSSPYEISLEKYHEESRPTEQHTPHYISVTPLPTNNIEQHESIRNEDDFLTDNNGKNKTYVHRRNKRLSTVLNIIMLGSVITAAGVAIGHMWGARNDCSMHTTPSVNKILSNLYKLQEENAYLRSKLKELSLISNTQLHRKSGTEKVTQKPQRCKKVYEEPLNSKITEKITKCLDNNAENILQNHFIQQEYEKEFLNDIDKLKNVYKQNKNWLDEEINKRMKHEEQLIKNKSVLQSTQLKTVQEEQPETQNDNSMIQNDIHNPVVENKPLETDDSQFVIITNVDKDEDMNKISEEKKISYADSLKTEQLKPQFQKIQIPDINKFHANIFKERMTSKNNRKGDGFDALEISLSDFKFIKDDRYIGPKNKQERKKYDRQKLHKKQKRKNKYEQWEMKGGYMKDYDDISTASSQDNEHARNTNIVNNYEPDIVINQLPEIDKTTVLGGNEHKAKRDKYFRNVDKKNKEKASNKNKELNWYEKRAALRSEARQKLEQEMFGESTPNNAGWYFRRMQKREQCRAKGDNTTYRKFSKRHMNYKIKH